TGGTGGCCTTAATGGTGGTTGTTATTTCCTACAGGTGATTCACTTGGAGAAAATCACTAGTGAAATGAGTCCTGCCTCCCAGGCTAATGTCCGTCTCACGTCCCTTAAAAAGACACTGGCTACCACGCTGTCACCCCGGGTGTTACTGCCAGCCATCAACAAGACGTACAAGCAGATTGAGAAGAACTGGAAGGTTAGACTGTACAGGGTATTAGACTTGGGAGGAGGGAGATGTGGTACTCAAATTTTTAGATTTTAACTTAAAGAAGAATATAGTTATTTAATGCCATTACAGATGCATTAATGAACTCTAGGAGTATTAAAAATGGGCACATCTCCTGTGTGTTTTCAGAATCTCATGGGCCCGTTTATGAGCATCTTGCGCGAGCACATTGGGGTGATGAGGAAGGAGGAGCTCGCCTCCCACCAGCCCCAGCTCACCACATTCTTTCTGGAGGCCCTGGACTTCCGCACCCAGCACGCTGAGGTAGGCATGTTTCCACCTGCCTGTCCTGAAGTTGCCACCTAGCTCAGAGCCAGAGAAAAGCCTAGCTGTGTAACCTGTTGTACCTGCCAGAGTTAGACCTAGATGTCAGTACTCTGGGTAATAAATTAGCTCTTCTGTTTTTAGAATGATCTCGAGGAAATTGGAAAAACGGAAAATTACATCATTGACTGTCTTGTAGCCATGGTGGTCAAACTTTCTGAGGTCACATTCAGACCCCTGTTCTTCAAGGTGAGCTTTCTTCCTCTACTTCTCTTACTCACATAGCAGTCACAAGATCCATAGAAGAAACTAAtattacttttatctttttagCTGTTTGATTGGGCTAAGACAGAGGATGCTCCCAAGGACAGACTGTTGACCTTTTACAACTTGGCAGATTGCATTGCTGAAAAACTGAAAGGGCTTTTTACCCTGTTTGCTGGTCACTTGGTGAAGCCTTTTGCTGACACCTTGAACCAGGTGAACATCTCCAAAACAGGTAGGTAGCTGACTCTAGATCAGCTGGCGTGCTTGCTCTGTGTACCTTACACAAGGTATAGTAAGGAAGATACATTTCTTACCTTGTATTCAGTTGTCAGACACTGTTTTAGCATGTCattaactggggcttcccttgtggctcagacagtaaaagaatctgcctgtgatgtggggggtctgggttcgatccctgggctgggaagatcccctggaggagggaacagctctcactccagtattctggcctggagaactgcatggacagaggagcctggcagtccacggggtcacaaagaatcagacacgattgagcaactttcacacacacaataTTAATTTACTCACTTGGAAGAAAGAATAAAGGTCATTCCTCTGCTTCTGGAATTAACTCTAAAACATTAAAATTGGTTTATTCGTTAATGCTAATAACAATCAGTCCATTTGCCAAACTAAGCAGTCTTAACAGCCAAGAATGGTAACAGCTCTGAAAGAATGAGCCAGTCCCCTGAGACATTTTATTTGTGCTCTGCCTTCATCCTGATTGATTTCTAGATCATTTTAGAAATATCCCTCTACTTATAGTTCTTATAATAGTGATTTGAATTTAGATACTGGAGATTTGAAATTCagctttttttggttttgtttccatttttactcTTCCCAATCTACAGATGAAGCGTTTTTTGACTCTGAAAATGATCCTGAAAAGTGCTGTTTGCTACTGCAGTTTATTCTGAACTGTTTATACAAAATCTTCCTTTTTGACACCCAGCATTTTCTAAGTAAAGAGAGAGCGGAAGCCTTGATGATGCCCCTGGTGGATCAGGTAACCACGTGGAACCATTCTCTGTTGAAAGTTGGGACGGTCGGTGGTACATGCCCACAGGGTTTATGTTGACCAGAACCACAGTTTGctgggttttcttttcctttttatgaaatttttatttcaaacttgATTTCATCTTTCTGATGAATGTAACTCGTCTTCACAGTGGCATTGATggagtttttaatttttcaaataaaaggcATGGTATAAGGTCTATTAgttaaatttttaattcttaaaaactgAGTTTCTTGAGAATGTGTAAGGGTTTGGCTGCTCTTCTCTCAGTTTCTGCAGAGGGAAAGGGGTGAAGCTGTGGGCTGTGATTCCACTTGAGTTCCTCGAAGGTGGTAAATTTACTCTAGAGAGAGTAATAGAATAAGCAGTACCTGGTTTTTGAGCCTGCTGATATTAGGAAGGATAGTAAAATACCATATACATTGAGTTTTTTCCAAACAGCAAGAGACCCACTGCTCAGTCCTTGTCTCACTGTCAACAGCTGGAAAACAGGCTTGGAGGAGAAGAGAAGTTCCAAGAACGGGTGACGAAGCACCTGATCCCATGCCTTGCACAGTTCTCAGTGGCCATGGCAGACGACTCGCTTTGGAAACCACTCAACTACCAGATTCTGCTGAAGACGAGGGACTCCTCACCCAAGGTCAGGCGCCGTGGTGTGCACGTGGGTGCAGGACCGGCACTGCTGTGTTTAGCACCAGGGCTTGGCCTGTGACAGGCAGAAGACTGAACCTGAGAAATCTGAATCCCATTTACAGACCGTTTATAAATAGCAGTCCTTCCCACACCCATGGTGTGTTAGACAGGACCACCAAAATGCTTTATACTTTTAAATACTCAAAAGACTTTAATTCCTCGTGTTTCTTAAGCACCATTTTCATGTCAGTGTACTCCCAGACGCATGCTGTGTTTGTCCTCAGAACATTCCTTTCAGTTAGAGCAGTGTATTACCCTGTTGTACACACATCTCAGGCCTCGGACTTTGTGGAGTAATGTGCATCAGCACGGGTGGGCGGGGGGAGTGAGTGATGTGTGGAGGTTTGAAGCTTTCAAGCTGTCCTAGTGATGGATCACCATTTCTCAAGCTGATTATTACACTGAATTTCAGTGGATAAACAGACTGAAGCAGAATTTTATTAATAGACTGATTGGTTGAAATtcacagcatttatttttttggaagtaATGGAAACAATGAGGCTCTTCCAGTATACCCCTACATTTTAAATTGTAGGTTCTTACAAAGTTGCTGCACTACATTTATTGTAACATATGTTGTTTTGATTGTACCAGATCAGGAAAATCCTGATTGAACATAGGCAGTTacaaatgtttttttaaacatctcaCTTTGCTGTATCCAGATATTCTTTATATCACCCCAAACAGAAAGAGGACTAACATGGCTTTTGTTTCAGAGTGAATCACTTAACAGAGCAAACAGCTGCTTGGGTCCCTTGTCACAGACAAGACATGTAAGCAGCACGCCAATCTTTAAGTTACAAAACTAGGACATTTATGACACGGTGAGTGTCTTCTAGTCAGGCTGAGGAAGGTGGCCCCTCACACCACCACACGGTGGCCCCGGTCGGGGttgagggcaggggccctgccggCAGTGGCTGGGGGCCCCCGCCAGGTGGGCCTGAGCCAGGCCAGCCAGCAGCTCCCGTGCAGCCACATTTGGTGACACACTGGAGTTTGCATGTGGCTTTTTTACTGTTTCTATTTGTTTTAAGgaaaatgttacaaaataaaaaatcacatgaaagGCCTGCAGCACTAGAACACAGATTGAAAGACTCCGACTTTACAAGGTTGCCCACGTTATAAAACAGATCTCAAACTGTTAAACAAACTGGTATGCTAAGATAAAGCTTGAATGGAGAGAGTAAAACAGTTTAAAATTCAGAGCATGTCTCAAGTTAGATCATAAATTAACAAACATAGCTAtaatagttttttggtttttaaaaaatgattcatcATCTTTTCAGGTTCGATTTGCTGCTCTGATAACTGTGTTAGCACTGGCTGAAAAACTGAGAGAGAATTATATCGTCTTGTTACCAGAATCCATTCCGTTCTTAGCTGAATTGATGGAAGGTAATTCCCAAACTTTTAAGAAGTAATTAAACCTCTGTGGGAATGTGCCCGGTGGGAATACCCATTTGGAGAGACTGTGATGAGCTCTTGGCTCCAGCCCTCTGCCTGGAGGCTGAGCTCCTGTTTTGAGTGGGGTGGAGGGAACAGTTAGAAAGCAAACGCCTCCTCATCGTTTGAGATTTGTTTACAGCATAATCCTTACTATCTTTAGCTTTGTGTTTTTTGCTGACAGTACAGACTGTAAGAGTGTTTTGCTTTAACCTCATACATGACTGTGATTGAATACTTTGGTCCACAGATGCAGGGTTGTTATATCAAAACACAGTGCCACTGAGGATGCAGGGGAGCAGCTCTGTTAATGCCCAGCGCTTATCTGTGCTCTGTGTGGGTGAGCTCATTAACCCTCACCAGGCACATGCCCTTATCCCCCTTTTTTCCATAAAGGAAAAAACTAGGTGCTTTAACAGGATTAAGCAATCTATCTGATAACAAGTGTGACAGGTGGGACTGGGGTTGACGTCCAGGTTTGCGCAGCTCTGGACCCACAGCAGTGAGCACGGTGCTACCTGCAGCCCAGGAGATGGTACAGAACGAGCAGGGGTGGCGGAGGCAAGGACGGAGCGTTCACATCGGGCCTTCACTGCGCATGCCAAACCAGGGGCCTGCACCTCTGCTCCCCCCGCCCCGCGAGGGGCTGTGTGAACGACGGTACCGAGCGGCATTGCTAGGCGTCTGCAGTGTCCATTTGTGCACCACTGTTTGGGGTCTTTCTCCGCTTGCCAAGTCTAAGACCGTAAGAaggggaggcaggcaggaaggagaaAGGCAGGAGGCACTTCCAGGATGGCTTCCGCCTCAGGACCGTGCTCCACTtctctcctgactcagggactcgCAGCGAGAGCAGGACGTGCGGACCCAGGCCGATGAGAACCGGGGCAGGAAGACTGacttgtgttcattttttttttttagatgaatgTGAAGAGGTGGAGCACCAGTGCCAGAAGACCATCCAGCAGCTGGAAACCATCCTGGGAGAGCCTCTCCAGAGCTACTTCTGAAACTCTGGGTTTGGGTATTTCACACTCTGTTCAGAGGTCAGACTGCTTTTTCATATCTTTATTCTGGGTGTTCAGGACCATATTACTTTTGGTGCCTTAACCCCACTTGGACTTCTTTACAAAATTCCCACCTGATTTGTGCGACCACAGAAGCCTTTCCTGCCAGTTGTACAGAACCTACAAAGAGTGAATGATACGGACTGCTGTGTTTGTTTCAGCGTTGATTATGTGtgtagtgtgtgctcagttgctcagtctttggGACCCTCTGGATTGTAGCTCGttgggcttctctttccatgggattcttcaggcaagaatactggagtgggttgccattttctcctgcaagggatctccccgaccctggggatcgaacccaggtctcctgcatcgcaggtggattcttttaccaataaaccactggggaagccccagaactGATTGCAGTCTCTTCTGATTGATGTTACTGTCACTATATACATGTTTAATGTTAGCATTCAAAGCTAACCTGCACTTGGACTGTAAAGCCTGAATGTTCGTGGTAAAGGAAAGCTTTTGTACATGGTGTCCATGTCAGGCATTTCACTCAAAGTAGCTCTTTACTTCAAGAAAATGAGTTACTCAGGACCTAACAAGAATGCTTTCAGCCCTGAAGCCATTGGATTTTTACTTTTCGTTCTGGGTGGATAACACTTCAGTCTTGTGTGTGCCCCATAGAGCAGGTCGTTCTGGAATGCATCTTCTACTCTGGACTATCTCTCCTTTATCCTTCAGTCtcttgggggcagggtggggtggtggAGGCAATAGATTGTTTATAGAACCACCACACCCAATGATCCTACAAATAGCCAGGGCCTCAAAACAAAAGGAGCCCCTCCAGAGTTAGATGTGCTCACATTTCCATTGGCAGTTAACCAAGAATtgaggaaaaaagtaaataaaagaattttttcaaGGCTTTAAAGTTCTCTTATCTCTATACCATGTCATGGTGAAGCTAGAAAGTGAACACTCAAGCAGAGTTAAACAAATCTGCCTTTATTTTAAGACATTAATTgatgccttttaaaatttaaggCATCTAAGAACTGTTCCATAGCTGTTAAAGTCTGAAAGCCCTTGATCTAATTTAATATAGAAATTTAGTGTGGAACTGTGACAAGCAGAAGGCTGGTTTGCGTCTGGAGACAGAGCTTGCTAGGAGTGCGTATTCTCTTTAAGAAATGTCACAACAGGGTTTATTAATAAATGCTAACAGCTTATTTTCCAAAAACAAGATTTTATATTTACTCTatcaaagaactgacttactatTGTCCACATAAAAGGAAAATGTACTATGGTTTAAGACTTAAAACAAGGTAAgtgggcttttcttttttcctaagtgGGCCACAGTTTCTGCCAAGCTCTCTGATGTtcctttctgaaggaaaaaaataccctGGGGATTCTAGACCTTTCTTGCCTTGTACAGCTTTCCCAATATCCCCACCTccaccattatttttttttttttttagtttggtgAGACTCAGCATAATAAAGTaacatgaaaagatggaaaagaataAGTGCTCGAAGTTTCCACACTGAGTACCTTTAGGAGTAAGATTGGTAATAGTATTTTCTGCAATATAGGGATACAAATAACACCTGACCACAAACTGTTACGAAAATAGCCCCAAATCCTGGCAGAATTCAGCCCAGCAATTTAACATGATGAAATGATGCGACTGATCTAGCCTTTTCTCTCCCCTCTCACAAACCTCTGAAATTCCCTGTAACAAGATCTGACCTGTAAGAATTCTACAAAGAACTTCTGCCAACTTGCTTCAAAGAATAATAGACaaaaattacagaaatgcaaCAGTTTAACTTGCTGATACAGGTTTTGATTTTAATCACTAGAAGCAGAACAGTGTTTTGATCTCTGGCACTAACGACGATGGACCCGTCTCAGACGGGCAGAGGCAGTGCTGGTCTGTGCACTGACCAGGGACCGCATAAGCGAGCCCCTCCTCACGGGTCTCGGCTGCTGTGTCTTACTTCTCTGAGAGGCCTGCTTCATAAACAGTCATCAGATCTAATCTTGACACTGCTTTGTCACCCACAGACGTTTTACAAATTGAGACGTCTCTTGTCTACCTTACACTCTGTAGAGTATGTGCATAGGAGACCTCTGGCTCACTCGAAACTCCAATATTCTAAAATATGCATTTACTGGTACAGACATCAGTGGCCTTGAGACTGATGTCAAGTTAATTTCAACATCATTTGGTtcagttttgctttgctttttgccTTTATCTTTGTGCTGTGTTTAGATTTCATAGTGTTAAATCATTTGGTAATGCTTACAACTAGCAGAGCTAGATATTTATCATGCTAAAGAAAATCTCCAGACATaaatcagcatcagtcctcccaattaTGGGATACAGTCAAACCCTGAGCCAGCACTGGAGGAAGTGTCGCCTGTAAGTTTGTGTCCTCAGGTGATTAACAGAGTAATCCTTCTAAGCCCCTGGTGTGTGAGGGAGGAGCAGCGGCCCAGAGCTTGGCAGAGCAGGGGATGCATGCGCCCCACTGTGTGCCCCTGGCCCCCACCACACACGCAAAGCTAAGTGCTCAGTGCGGGCTGGCTTCCTCTGTGACCGTGGACACTTCCTAAACGCTTGCTGAGCGCAAAGTAGGTTTAAAAGAGGCAGTCAAggtgcagaggagagagcaggagaGCCTGTTACAGCAATGGCTGTGACCACTGTCGCATCAGTCTTCTCACTCTGGGCTCGGCAAGGCGCGCAGCACGGACTGAGGATACCCAGCGGGACGTAAGGACTTAACAATGTATATAAAGCATGTCGTGATAGATGTGTTTTACCAAGGCCAGTGTTACAGAGGTCATGCTGTAGTTCAGCGTTGGCAGCCCCTGTGTCAGCTACCAGCTCCGCACTTCCAGCAAGTGGATGTCACCGTCGATCTCCAGCGTGTCGATTTTACTCAGCTCCTTAAATCTGTGCTTGTACTCCAGGCTGTGGACACCGTTTACCGCGACTTTGAATTCTCTCACGTCACAGTAAATTATCATCTGGAAGGAAAGCACACATGAGGGTTCCCCAGGCTTTAGAAGTTTTTGTGTCTTGCACacagaatgttaaaaaataaaccatttaGTTCTTCTCCCAGCCTGCCAGCACTGGCACCCTGCCATGGTTTCTAAGCTCTGATGAGAGTGTATCTGGTGGTGGCACTTTCCGTCTTGTCCCACTCAGGGAAGTGACTCGCACGTAGCTGGAACCTCACTGTGGCCTGAGGCCCACTGGCCGCTCTGTCCCCTGCTCCTGCCCCGGCTCTCAGGGAAGTGGGAAGTCGCCCTCCTCGAGACACGTGGGAACTCAAtcgaaggagaagagggagctgCTTCGTGCCCACAGCCCAGGAACCCAGGGGCTTGGGTCCTCACCTCTCTGCCTCAAACTTGGGTTTGGGGCAGCTCAGAAAATATGGATCCCAGGTCAGGGCACCTGGCAGGGACTGCACTGCTGCCTGGTGACTCGGACCCCCACCCCACTCAGCACACTGTTTCTCTAACGCTGGTCAAAGCTCCTTGTTCTGTGAACCTCTGCATTCTGGCAGAGAGGCAGTTCAGAGTCATCACTGGTGTCAGCCCGTCAGCGCTAACAGAAGAGTCTGCTGTCCTTTAAATCCCCCGTACACCTCAACCTTTTCCCCTGCTACCGTGTTCCTTGTGCCAGTCCGGCCACCCCCTCCGCCCCGTCTCCACCCTCACTGCAGAGCCCCCTGGGGCGAGTCCACGGTTCTCCCCtcgctccctgcccccaccccagaggcAGATGGAGGCGCAAAATCTGGATCCTCAAAGCAGCAAACTGAGTGTCTCTTTTCTTTCGATAGGACTAGTAGAAATGACTGCTAGGGGAGATTAGGAagggggaaattccatggatgataGCAATAACTGACACAGATGAAGGCAGAAggctgatgcagagaactgggggAGCTCTCCGTGACTGGGGGTCCTGCGCTCACAACAATGGTGGAAACCCCAGTTTGAACCAGGCAGAAAGACTTCTCTGGTGACGGACATTTAACAGTCtccacagaacagaggacacaccaCCCCAACAGGCTCAGAAGGGAAAACGGCTCCTACGGGACCTCAGAGCAAGTGAAAGCCAGCATGTTACAAATGGGAGAATTTATTATTGTCCTCTTTCACATTAATGCAGTAGTCCCAAACTTGGGGCTCAAACTGGTCAAAAAAGAAGACACTAGTTCCCAGTCACCAACCACAAGGATCGACCTTCCAGAGCATCCACCGCTCCTTCAGTGAACCCACATCACCCACACACCCTGACATCTGCCAAGTCAGCAACCCCAGGGCTGCACTTCCCACCTCAGCGACTTGTCCATACGTCCACAACATCTGAAAAACACAGTGTACCCACATCCTTCTGAATCCCAAACCAGTATCCATCACTTCCAGAGAACCTGTGCTTGGCTTACTTCTGTTACTTCACACACGCCAGGGCATGCCTTAGACTGGAACTTATTAATAAAACTAATGTCAGATTGCCACCTTATATTCAGCCTGATGTTCGTGCTTTCAGCAACTCTGAGGAATCTGGCGAGCTCGAATTGTCCAGAGCACGTGACAGTTTAAAATGCGGAGGCATGACCGAAATCAGTGACCCTCAGTGACCACATGAGGAGTCAGTCACGTGAGCTAGTGAGGGTGCCCGGCCGACCACGCGGCATCCGACGCCTGGAGGCACACCTGGGGAGAGGCTGTGTTGTGAGACTCCACCTCTGGGGGCTCCAAGTCCTGATGGCCTAAATGTGTCTTTCTCTGAAGATACACAAGCAGGATCGCTTGGAAGAAAGTGCTGCCACCTCAGCTGCATGTCAACAAGACGACAGGGCAAGGAGGCTCAGCTCCCATGTCCTCGTGGTCACTTAGGGTTCAACATGTTACTCAACCCTGAGACCAGGTTCCTGTTAAAATTCCTATTAACTAATAGGGGCTACACAGAAACTGTCATCATGAAAAAACATGTCAAATAATTCCAATGTAAATAATGTGGCACTCGACTGGCTTGGCCGTTTCTGCTGATTAACCTATGTTACAAAACGGCATTCAAAATAAGTCTCCAGCTAAACAAAACCACACACAAGCTCCACATATTAAGCTGTACTTGATCTaaatagtgaaagtcgctcagtcgtgtccgacttttttcgGCCCCATGGacaaagtccatggaattttccaggccagaatactggagtcggtagcctttcccttctccaggggatctttccaacccagggatcgaacccaggtctcccacactgcaggtggattctgcaccagctgagccacaagggaatcccaagaagacaacagtgggtagcctatcccttctccagtggatcttcccgacccaggaatcaaccagggtctcctgcattgcaggtggagtcttaccaactgatctatgagggaagcccaggatggACAATTTATCCTACCCCTGCCCCCAGGATTCTTTTTCCTATCtcgttttaaaaaaagataatcatCTCACCTCAAAGTACATCCCAGGACTAAAAGGGAAACAGGTaatatttctctcttcttctccccAGGCCTCCCGAAGAAAAGAATTTCTTACAAATGCTTTCATATTCAGGCGTGGGTTCAAGTGGAGAGCAATATCCTTGGATTTTCCTGATAGCAGATCAACAGTAAAGCTTTTGAGAGAATTAAAAAACTAATTAGCCAAGGAGAAGAGAGGGGTGCAGTTTTAACAATAAGAATTAAGCTGATGACACAGCACACGTAGACTCAGGACCCAGGAATGCCAGTGGAGGTGATATTTAAAATTGTGAGTCAGTATACCATTGGTATAAATATgttatttgcaaaataaaaatatggaaagcttaaAGATCAGTGTTTAAGACTATAAATCCgattgggaagaaattaatggGTTAGAATAAGTGACCCAAAAGATCACATCTGTCACGGGAATAGGGTCCCTCCAAAGTAGAAACACTCTAAACATTTACAAGTATCCTGTTCTTCAAAGTgtactgtgtgtgctcagccgtgtctctttgcgaccccttggactgtagcccgccaggctcctctgtccatgggattctccaggcaagaacactggagcaagctgccatttccttttccaggggatcttcccaacccagggactgaagctgagCCTCATGTcgcctgcagtggcaggcaggttctttaccactagcgccaacctGGGAAAATAGCTCTTACTTCAAACTTTCAGAACTCTGGACATCTCTGGAAAAGATTATAAAAGCAGGAATTCTTTAAGTCCCATGACAAGAGAAGTCCTGACAAAACTGATATGCTCTCATACGCTGCCCTGCAGTTCAAGGCAAGGGCGTGCCTTACGGACAAAAAGCCATCCTCCTGTGTAGCCACAAAAGGCCTAGGACTCTGCCACCAACTTGTCCTTAGCAGTCTAACTGCCTCTGGCTTTAACTGGCTTATTTCTCAAATGAAGCTTATGACGCTAGCCCGACTTGCACCTCACGAGACTGCTGTGACAGGGTTATAGCCGTAAGAGACACCCACGGCAGCATCTGCACTTTTACGGTCACTTAACGACACTGACCCTTTGGCGTTTGTATTTACTTCTCCTTTTATGACGACAGTCCGTCCAGGGCCCATGGAGGAGTTCAACCTTGCTACGAACGGCAGAGTCTGCAAAGAAACCCCAGTCAGTGCCAGGCGACCTCAGAAAGAGATCTCGGGGGAGAACTGGCTGAAGACACCGGGACATGTTTAAAGGCCGTGACCCTGTGACCCCCGTGAAGGGACAGATGAGTCTGCCTGGGTCCCAGGTGGGTCCCCGGCCGTTAGCACTGTGCCGGCTCCCAGCAGACTCTCCGTGAGGCTGTTTCAGACCATGAAGTGAATGGGTGTGGGGGGGGAGCTGGGCCTCCCTGAGTGACACTCCCGCTGAGACGTCACCTCGGCTGGGGTCTGACGCGTGCTCTGTGtccagcctggaggggaggcgGCCGAGGCGGGGGCAGTTACGGAAACACACTTGGGGCTCAGGGACCTGCTCTCCGTCCACGACACACAATGCCAGCGCCAAGTGGCTGCTTCGGGCTTGGACTGGGGGTGGAGGTTACGCGACTAGCTAACTAAAACTTAACTCGCTACACAGAATTAGGAAAATTTTGGCTCTTCAAACCTTTGACAAACAGTTGATAGGTAGTATTTTGGTGCAAGTCAAAGTGTGATTGGCTGGCGAACCTTTGCTCTTGGTGTAGACAGTTCTGGGGACGATTTTAGAAATGTCTCCTCTATTACTAGGCTGTAGGGAAACAGTTCTGCGATAAGGTATGGAATAAGTGAAGCTGTCTTCCAAGGTTTAAACTTCATTTCCTGGACACTCATAAAAAGGTTCCACATGTTATATAGCAAAAATACTTACAAGCTGTGACCCG
Above is a genomic segment from Dama dama isolate Ldn47 chromosome 15, ASM3311817v1, whole genome shotgun sequence containing:
- the LGALS8 gene encoding galectin-8 isoform X2; translation: MMLSLNNLQNVIYNPVIPYVGTISEQLEPGTLIVLRGHVPSDSDRFQVDLQCGSSVKPRADVAFHFNPRFKRANCIVCNTLRNEKWGREEITYDMPFKKEKSFEIVIMVLKEKFQVAVNGKHTLLYAYRISPERIDTLGVYGRVTIHSVGFSFSSDLGSTQGSTLEQTGISKENVLKSGGSQLPSNRGDISKIVPRTVYTKSKGSPANHTLTCTKILPINCLSKTLPFVARLNSSMGPGRTVVIKGEVNTNAKGFTVDLLSGKSKDIALHLNPRLNMKAFVRNSFLREAWGEEERNITCFPFSPGMYFEMIIYCDVREFKVAVNGVHSLEYKHRFKELSKIDTLEIDGDIHLLEVRSW
- the LGALS8 gene encoding galectin-8 isoform X1, coding for MMLSLNNLQNVIYNPVIPYVGTISEQLEPGTLIVLRGHVPSDSDRFQVDLQCGSSVKPRADVAFHFNPRFKRANCIVCNTLRNEKWGREEITYDMPFKKEKSFEIVIMVLKEKFQVAVNGKHTLLYAYRISPERIDTLGVYGRVTIHSVGFSFSSDLGSTQGSTLEQTGISKENVLKSGGSQLPSNRGDISKIVPRTVYTKSKGSPANHTLTCTKILPINCLSKTLPFVARLNSSMGPGRTVVIKGEVNTNAKGDVQSSESLNFTVDLLSGKSKDIALHLNPRLNMKAFVRNSFLREAWGEEERNITCFPFSPGMYFEMIIYCDVREFKVAVNGVHSLEYKHRFKELSKIDTLEIDGDIHLLEVRSW